A section of the Marinoscillum sp. 108 genome encodes:
- a CDS encoding two-component regulator propeller domain-containing protein, giving the protein MKFESYSTLEGLSSSTCTEIFQDSKGFMWFGTIDGLNKFDGYRFTIYRPEYGKINSLGGNRITAIVEDDDQNLWIGTSTGLNKFDQKTEKFHQIALSKADEKSSLVSVNCLLYDEHTLWVGTSTGLVEVNLSSGQDHLAYQSYDSSPDSKYPLDQEEVVGIISIDSGVVVGTEGSSLNIINTLTESIRHIPSAGKADFEINQLPKSFLMDAKGELLFGNDLSRMYVYNFERGEYRSMNYTKGMAVPVFDIYQDNQGVIWISTDGYGIFLLNKNKELIQQIKHDPQDPSSLPNNQPSKVMEDGEGMFWIATYNEGVCKLSMNKSAFAHVFYRQGKNDGLSSRIAQSVMEDSKGRIWVGTDGGGLNLLNDELKIVSSSRHQEIGKSSISSDKIVYMEEGLSGQLWICTWDGGLNLFDPDTQRARRFTYDPNNEYSIGQNSVWYATQADDGILWCGTLSAGLNAYDPREDKFYRYNSQTIGQQLLSDLVFSLLIDSQNRLLIGTDAGLQVLNLNRVSDLSEMTSLPLVNTENAQLRGFRINHITEAKDRTYWVGTDLGLYHLSTDFELIKRYTTSDGLPSNLIVGVVFDEEENLWFTTKSGLGRLDIAREDFKNFNIHDGIQGMEFQSKSIFRTRDGRLLAGGINGLNVFRPEEVHLSEQVGPPMITSMSVLNHTVRVGEIFNERVLLDAPITGQSKVVLNYDEGFVSFDYVALHLPNPDRVSYAHRMIGVNEDWVYVKNNRTASYSNLISGDYRFEVKTALDDDWENAKLTSVDLEVLLPPWRTWWAYLIYNILIGGVIWIVFRVYSQRIREERQHELDQMKLRFFINVSHEFRTPLTLILNPVDKILSSTNDEEVVRDSALVIQRSARKLLSLVTQLLDFRKMDLGKTPLELVEGDLVKFCKDTFLLFEDLARSKSLSFRYESPSDSLKGYFDPDKVEKIITNLLSNAIKFTDPEGAITMSVTPLSMGKKDYVRIVVADTGIGFKKEQLKEVFSRFFHVDSTKTGTGIGLNFTKGLVEIHKGEISVESEYQKGTSFIVDLPLDKSLYKDVEHRAMGEGYAQDPAAVLSTAYELAISDNQTITDESLDEASTLKSPTVLIVEDNKELRVHLRKELRSRFKVREAANGKEGLEKINKYYPDIVISDVMMPEMDGFEMCRQAKVNIETCHIPIILLTARSLEEDRIEGYQTGADEYLPKPFNISVLKARINNLLEAKNRLREKFTSIGGMLPSSEITTNTLDEAFLDKATKVILDNVSDQDFRLAELLKEMGASRSQFYRKVSSLTGQNPSHFIRVIRLKYALDLLRKQQHSIKEVAYMSGFNSSAYFTKSFREHFGKAPNQYLAEEIE; this is encoded by the coding sequence TTGAAATTCGAATCGTATTCTACCCTGGAGGGGTTATCCAGCAGTACCTGTACTGAGATTTTTCAAGACTCAAAGGGGTTCATGTGGTTTGGGACCATAGATGGCCTCAACAAGTTCGATGGGTATCGGTTTACCATATACCGACCCGAATATGGCAAAATCAATTCTCTGGGGGGGAACCGAATCACTGCCATCGTGGAGGATGACGATCAAAACCTCTGGATTGGTACCTCTACTGGCCTCAATAAGTTTGATCAGAAAACCGAGAAATTCCATCAGATAGCGTTGTCCAAGGCCGATGAGAAGTCCTCGTTGGTATCTGTCAATTGCCTGCTCTATGACGAGCACACCTTGTGGGTGGGCACTTCCACCGGGCTGGTAGAAGTAAATCTCTCATCCGGGCAGGATCATCTGGCCTATCAAAGCTATGACAGCTCTCCTGATTCTAAATATCCGCTGGATCAGGAAGAGGTAGTGGGCATCATTTCAATCGACTCGGGCGTGGTGGTTGGCACTGAAGGTTCATCTCTGAACATCATTAACACCCTTACGGAGTCCATTCGGCATATTCCCAGCGCGGGTAAGGCCGATTTTGAGATCAATCAATTGCCCAAGAGCTTCTTAATGGATGCGAAAGGGGAGCTTCTTTTTGGAAATGATCTTTCCCGAATGTATGTGTACAACTTCGAGAGGGGTGAATATCGCTCAATGAATTATACCAAAGGGATGGCTGTTCCGGTCTTCGATATTTATCAGGATAATCAGGGGGTCATATGGATATCTACCGATGGTTATGGGATTTTCTTGCTGAATAAGAATAAAGAGCTGATTCAGCAAATCAAACATGATCCACAGGATCCGTCTTCATTGCCCAATAACCAACCCTCCAAGGTTATGGAAGATGGCGAAGGCATGTTTTGGATTGCTACCTATAACGAAGGGGTGTGCAAGTTATCAATGAACAAATCGGCTTTTGCGCATGTGTTTTACCGGCAGGGGAAAAATGACGGATTGAGTTCCAGGATAGCCCAGTCGGTCATGGAAGACAGCAAGGGAAGAATCTGGGTGGGTACTGATGGTGGAGGATTGAACCTCCTGAACGATGAGTTAAAGATCGTCAGCTCGTCCAGACATCAGGAAATCGGTAAGAGCTCTATCAGTTCGGATAAAATCGTCTACATGGAGGAGGGCCTTTCTGGTCAGCTTTGGATATGTACCTGGGATGGTGGGCTGAACCTATTCGATCCGGATACCCAGAGAGCCAGGCGATTCACCTACGATCCCAATAATGAATATTCCATCGGTCAGAATAGTGTCTGGTATGCTACTCAGGCTGATGACGGAATCCTCTGGTGTGGTACCCTTTCAGCAGGTCTGAATGCTTATGATCCCAGAGAAGATAAGTTTTATAGGTACAACAGCCAGACCATCGGTCAGCAGCTATTGAGCGATTTGGTGTTTTCATTGTTGATTGATTCCCAAAATCGCTTATTGATAGGGACCGATGCTGGTTTGCAGGTGCTTAACCTCAATAGGGTTTCGGACCTGAGTGAAATGACTTCCTTGCCACTTGTAAATACAGAAAACGCCCAGTTACGCGGTTTTAGAATCAATCATATCACAGAGGCGAAGGATCGGACTTATTGGGTAGGTACCGATTTGGGATTGTATCATCTCAGTACTGATTTTGAACTCATTAAAAGGTATACCACCAGTGATGGGCTCCCAAGTAACCTGATTGTTGGTGTGGTGTTTGATGAAGAAGAAAACCTGTGGTTTACCACTAAAAGTGGGTTGGGGAGACTAGATATAGCGCGTGAAGATTTTAAAAATTTTAATATCCACGATGGGATCCAGGGAATGGAATTTCAGAGTAAGTCCATCTTTCGAACAAGGGATGGCCGATTGCTTGCCGGGGGGATTAATGGTCTGAATGTCTTCCGTCCTGAGGAAGTCCATTTATCAGAGCAAGTGGGGCCACCAATGATCACCAGTATGAGTGTGTTGAATCATACTGTGCGGGTGGGGGAGATCTTCAATGAGCGAGTCCTATTGGACGCACCCATCACTGGCCAAAGCAAGGTGGTACTGAACTATGACGAGGGGTTTGTGTCCTTTGACTATGTGGCACTGCACCTCCCCAATCCGGATCGTGTGAGCTATGCTCATAGAATGATAGGGGTAAATGAAGACTGGGTATATGTGAAGAACAATCGCACTGCCAGCTATTCCAACCTGATTTCGGGAGACTACAGGTTTGAAGTGAAAACCGCCCTGGACGATGACTGGGAGAATGCTAAACTGACCAGCGTGGATCTGGAGGTATTGCTCCCACCATGGCGAACCTGGTGGGCTTATCTGATCTACAACATCCTGATAGGAGGGGTGATATGGATTGTTTTCAGAGTTTACAGCCAGAGGATTCGAGAGGAGCGCCAGCATGAGCTGGATCAAATGAAGCTGAGGTTTTTTATCAACGTGTCACATGAGTTCAGAACGCCGTTGACCCTTATTCTCAATCCAGTAGACAAAATCCTGTCGTCCACCAATGATGAAGAAGTGGTGAGAGACTCAGCGCTGGTGATCCAGCGCAGCGCCCGCAAGCTACTTAGTTTGGTGACCCAGCTTCTTGATTTTAGAAAAATGGATTTGGGGAAGACACCTCTTGAGCTGGTAGAGGGTGACCTGGTGAAGTTTTGTAAGGACACCTTTTTACTTTTTGAGGATTTGGCCAGGAGCAAATCTCTGAGTTTTAGGTATGAGAGCCCCTCCGACTCCTTAAAGGGTTATTTTGATCCCGATAAGGTGGAGAAAATCATTACCAACCTTCTTTCCAATGCCATCAAGTTTACCGACCCTGAAGGCGCCATCACCATGTCTGTGACTCCACTGAGCATGGGTAAAAAGGATTATGTCAGAATTGTAGTGGCCGATACAGGTATTGGCTTTAAAAAGGAGCAGTTGAAAGAGGTGTTTAGCCGGTTTTTTCATGTAGATAGTACCAAAACAGGGACCGGAATAGGATTGAACTTTACCAAGGGCCTGGTGGAAATACACAAAGGAGAAATCTCTGTAGAAAGCGAGTATCAGAAAGGAACCTCCTTCATCGTAGACTTACCACTCGACAAAAGTCTTTACAAAGATGTAGAACACAGAGCAATGGGAGAAGGGTATGCTCAGGATCCTGCAGCGGTTCTGTCTACGGCCTATGAATTGGCCATCTCAGACAATCAGACCATCACCGACGAGTCGCTGGACGAGGCATCAACGCTCAAAAGCCCAACCGTCCTCATTGTTGAAGACAACAAGGAATTGAGGGTGCATTTGCGCAAGGAACTCAGGTCCCGTTTCAAGGTCCGGGAAGCAGCTAATGGCAAGGAAGGGCTCGAGAAGATTAATAAGTATTACCCGGATATCGTGATCAGCGACGTGATGATGCCCGAAATGGACGGTTTTGAAATGTGCCGTCAGGCCAAAGTAAACATAGAAACCTGTCACATCCCCATTATCCTACTGACGGCCCGCAGCCTCGAGGAAGATCGCATTGAAGGATATCAGACAGGAGCCGATGAGTATTTGCCCAAACCCTTTAACATCAGTGTCCTCAAAGCTCGGATCAACAATTTGCTGGAGGCCAAAAACAGACTGAGGGAAAAGTTTACCTCTATAGGAGGAATGCTCCCTTCCAGTGAGATCACCACCAACACACTGGACGAAGCTTTTCTGGACAAAGCCACCAAGGTGATCCTGGACAATGTAAGTGATCAGGACTTCAGACTCGCCGAGTTGCTCAAGGAAATGGGAGCCAGTCGATCTCAGTTTTATCGAAAAGTCAGCTCACTCACAGGCCAAAACCCAAGTCACTTCATCCGGGTGATCAGGTTAAAGTATGCTTTGGATCTGCTGCGGAAGCAGCAGCACTCTATCAAGGAGGTTGCTTACATGTCTGGTTTCAACTCGTCGGCCTATTTTACCAAATCTTTCAGGGAGCATTTTGGAAAGGCTCCCAATCAATACCTCGCTGAGGAGATTGAATAA
- a CDS encoding TonB-dependent receptor, with protein MRLRYTKKGQFLKTLFAVLMLISVNAFGQGQTISGKVLDENGEGLPGATVVVKGTTSGTTTDIEGAFRLQADESSVLVISFVGYEPYEVTVGNQSIIQTSLKPDVSSLDEVVVVGYGEQTKETVTGAIEVVKGKEVFASRAQTNPALALQGQTPGITVTRGSARPGQEDIDLQIRGFASINQDPPLIMIDNVPVLNAREFYSMNPDDIESISVLKDAATAIYGARGANGVILVTTKKGTRGELTVNYNGNFRMQSVGLTPHAANMREYGQLWLEANEEMPEEGRNYWGFGTAEKIQLLADGYEGPLTDIYFAWDGMYVKDVDRIEEFFGNSYSQQHNISVSGGNETTRYRISGLFADDVGALKPAYDGQKQYNLRFNFDHQLSDRVNLSSGITYQKRRRSSPSNGVDGRSFQQNPWIFPSKNDEDQYVAAFGVIGSENFLASVESGGREELDEDLTKINLGMTAEIVEGLTLELTGSYNRRVQSTDESNIDIALYDWDGNFANYTSQIPEGITDSYVENDYLNYGSYLNYQKSIQGHNFSAKVGVTGDYFRSEGNSITRNGYFEDNGIYDINIAPQTNVQTEGGQGQWGLYAYLSRIAYDYKGKYLFDLVGRRDVSSRFAEGYKALNYAGVSAGWVISEESFLKGASFLSFLKIKASYGETGNQAGIDQFSYLSTVAPSRQLFGASPALQSSASIPNIIDPTVTWERINMTNFGTEFSLFDFKLSGSFDYYLRNNSGMLIAVEYGSIMGNDGIGPLTNSGDLDAHGWEAALGWKDRVGDVTFSVSANMSDSRNKIVRLDGANIPVLNTEGINIEGYPIGSLFLWETDGFFQTQEEVDAYYSTYSGSFPNQGNTGLRPGDVIKVDRNEDGVITSENGEDLKFMGDLSPHYTYGVNLGAGWKGIDFQVTFQGVLDQNIYRQEGNLSAPFAGSRFANQTAAFLGKTWTESNPSAEYPRMTWNTALARHNWWDNEWFLQNNRYMRLKTLIVGYTLPKSLTQKVAIDKARIYFSGNDLFEFTAIKDGYDPESRGSSSNIYPFMRTYSLGIDLTF; from the coding sequence ATGAGATTAAGGTATACTAAAAAGGGGCAGTTTTTGAAAACGCTTTTTGCCGTGCTCATGCTGATAAGTGTGAATGCGTTTGGTCAGGGGCAGACCATTTCCGGTAAAGTTCTTGACGAGAACGGGGAAGGATTGCCGGGAGCTACTGTGGTTGTTAAAGGAACGACCTCAGGTACGACTACAGATATCGAAGGAGCTTTCAGGCTTCAGGCCGATGAGTCTTCAGTTTTGGTTATTTCATTTGTAGGTTATGAGCCTTACGAGGTTACAGTAGGTAACCAGAGCATCATCCAGACGTCACTGAAACCAGACGTGTCCAGCCTCGATGAAGTGGTGGTAGTGGGGTATGGTGAGCAAACCAAGGAAACTGTAACGGGAGCCATAGAGGTAGTGAAAGGTAAGGAAGTGTTCGCCAGTAGAGCACAAACCAACCCCGCCTTAGCCTTGCAGGGACAAACACCTGGTATCACTGTGACCAGAGGATCTGCGCGTCCGGGTCAGGAAGATATCGATTTACAGATCAGAGGTTTTGCATCCATCAATCAGGATCCACCATTGATAATGATTGATAACGTGCCTGTTCTGAATGCAAGAGAATTTTACAGTATGAACCCTGATGACATTGAAAGCATCAGTGTGTTGAAAGATGCTGCTACTGCTATATATGGAGCGCGTGGAGCTAATGGTGTTATTTTGGTAACTACCAAAAAAGGAACGCGTGGCGAATTGACGGTCAATTACAACGGTAATTTCAGAATGCAGTCAGTCGGTCTTACTCCGCATGCAGCAAATATGAGAGAGTATGGCCAGCTGTGGTTGGAAGCAAACGAAGAGATGCCAGAAGAAGGTAGAAATTATTGGGGATTTGGTACGGCAGAAAAGATTCAGCTATTGGCCGATGGGTATGAAGGCCCGCTCACAGATATATACTTTGCCTGGGATGGCATGTATGTGAAAGATGTAGACCGTATCGAAGAGTTTTTTGGTAACTCATACTCACAGCAGCACAACATCAGTGTATCTGGCGGAAATGAGACCACCAGATACCGTATATCAGGACTTTTTGCAGATGATGTAGGGGCATTGAAGCCTGCATATGATGGACAGAAGCAATACAACCTGAGGTTCAACTTTGATCATCAGCTTTCGGACAGAGTGAATTTGAGCTCGGGTATTACCTATCAGAAAAGAAGAAGATCAAGTCCTTCTAATGGAGTGGATGGCCGATCATTTCAGCAAAACCCCTGGATTTTCCCCAGTAAAAACGACGAAGATCAGTACGTAGCTGCTTTTGGTGTGATTGGTTCTGAAAACTTCCTGGCGAGTGTAGAATCAGGCGGTAGGGAAGAACTGGATGAAGATTTGACCAAAATCAACCTGGGAATGACGGCTGAAATTGTAGAAGGATTGACTCTTGAACTTACTGGTTCTTACAATAGACGAGTACAAAGTACCGATGAGAGCAATATAGACATAGCGTTATATGATTGGGATGGCAACTTCGCAAACTACACGAGTCAGATCCCCGAAGGAATCACCGACAGCTACGTGGAGAATGACTATTTGAACTATGGATCATACCTGAACTACCAAAAGAGTATTCAGGGTCACAACTTCAGTGCGAAAGTTGGGGTTACAGGAGATTATTTCCGATCAGAGGGCAATTCCATTACCAGAAACGGCTACTTTGAAGACAATGGAATTTACGACATCAACATTGCCCCACAGACAAACGTGCAAACAGAAGGAGGACAAGGCCAATGGGGACTATATGCATACCTTTCCAGAATCGCTTATGACTACAAAGGAAAGTATCTGTTCGACCTGGTAGGACGTAGAGATGTTTCGTCAAGGTTTGCAGAAGGGTATAAAGCATTGAATTACGCCGGTGTTTCAGCAGGTTGGGTGATTTCCGAAGAGTCATTCCTGAAAGGAGCATCATTCCTGAGCTTTTTGAAAATAAAGGCGAGTTATGGTGAAACAGGAAATCAGGCAGGTATTGATCAATTTTCTTACCTCTCTACCGTCGCACCGAGCAGACAGTTATTTGGTGCGTCACCAGCGCTCCAAAGTTCTGCCAGCATTCCGAACATTATAGACCCTACAGTGACGTGGGAGCGAATCAACATGACCAATTTCGGAACAGAGTTTAGCTTGTTTGATTTCAAATTGAGCGGAAGCTTCGATTACTACCTGAGGAATAATTCAGGGATGTTGATTGCTGTAGAATACGGGTCCATTATGGGTAATGACGGAATAGGCCCACTGACCAACTCAGGTGATCTGGATGCTCATGGATGGGAAGCAGCCCTGGGATGGAAAGATAGAGTAGGGGATGTTACCTTTTCGGTTTCGGCCAATATGAGTGACAGCAGAAACAAGATCGTAAGACTTGATGGTGCTAACATTCCGGTATTGAACACAGAAGGGATCAACATAGAAGGTTACCCGATCGGCTCACTGTTTTTGTGGGAGACCGACGGTTTTTTCCAGACTCAGGAAGAGGTTGATGCTTATTACTCAACTTATTCAGGAAGCTTCCCTAATCAGGGAAATACAGGCCTTCGTCCGGGAGACGTGATCAAGGTGGATAGAAATGAAGACGGGGTGATCACTTCTGAAAATGGCGAAGATTTGAAGTTCATGGGTGACTTGTCGCCTCACTATACCTATGGAGTGAATCTGGGTGCTGGTTGGAAAGGCATTGACTTTCAGGTGACTTTCCAGGGGGTATTGGATCAGAACATTTACAGACAAGAGGGAAACCTGTCAGCTCCTTTCGCGGGTAGCAGGTTTGCAAACCAAACTGCAGCTTTTCTGGGAAAAACATGGACTGAAAGCAACCCAAGTGCTGAATATCCCAGAATGACCTGGAATACAGCACTGGCCAGACATAACTGGTGGGATAACGAGTGGTTCCTTCAGAACAATCGTTACATGAGACTCAAGACGCTTATCGTAGGTTATACTTTGCCTAAGAGTTTGACTCAGAAGGTAGCTATAGATAAGGCGAGAATCTACTTCTCAGGAAATGACCTGTTCGAGTTTACCGCGATCAAGGATGGTTACGATCCTGAAAGCCGGGGAAGTTCAAGTAACATCTATCCTTTCATGAGGACTTATTCACTTGGTATAGACCTGACTTTCTAA